GGCCCCATCATGATCACCCTGAATATGCAACATTTTTCTATATGATTGAATCATAGCCCTATAGTTATCTGTATACAACTAGAGATTGATCTAGTTGACTTGTATTCCACTTAACCTAATGTATTATTTgaatatgtaaatattttatgGCGCGCGCAGACTAATCAAATTCTTCAGAATGTGTTTGATTGATTCAAATTGGAGGACTCCAGAAATCAAATTAACATTGGCATTTACCATGTATGTAAATACAAAATTACGTATCCTTTGAAGGCATCTGTTAATTAAGTAAGGCTATGTGGGTCTTGATCATTCATCAAAGATTTATTTGTTGCTAAAAGATCAGCATAAACAAGTTGGAAACAATGATATGTAGAATTTAGTAATCAATTGAGTGAAACAATTATCTTTGATTTATCTCATTGGAAATAAgtatcaaaatatttacaaatacaTATCTCCATCcaaagatagaaaaaaaaaggaaaaacccCCCCTACAAAACTGTGTAAAATGATGATTTAGATACACATCATCAATTAATCAACTCAAACGTGAAGTGATTTCAACAAAAACATCTTCTCTGCAAGGAATTGTAATACCACCCATTGGATGATTAAATCCAAACTCTTCCTCGGATTTTCTTAGTAATTCTTGAAAAGAAGGCTGATTCAACAAAGAAATTGGAACTATGAACCTCTTCTTTTGGCTTTCTCCAACATATACTGCTAAGAACCCTTTCGGAATATCTTTAGCTACTTGATTTGCCACCAAATTTGACCGGCGAATAATATGTTTAGCTAATGCAATTGCAGGAAAACGAATAGCCATTTTTGGTAAAAGATAGCAAAACAAATAAGAACACTTGCTTTACAAGTAAGAGAATGAGactttaggttttgattttggTTGGATTATCAAGGTTTATACACATGTATATATAGATACCATAGTATGCAAAAAAATCTGATGAGCAAATTTAACGAGTGGTTGCGGTGATACACATCATGATGATACTGAGAGGTGTAATATTGGTGGGGTTCGGAAGGAGACAGAGAGTAGCAAATATCACGTGGCTGTGTCAATCAAGTAattgtcaacataaaattggaGTGAAGGAAAAGTATTCAAGAAAGTTGTATGAATTAGAGGTGATAACTTTGATTAGTTTCGGATTCAAGAATGCGAAAACATTTTTCGGGATAATTTGGAGGACATAACCGTAAGGACTTCACATGGAGTTGTCTTGTGACTAAGGAAAAACATTATAGGGCAGTAATGATTCATATCCATATGTTATGTGACCAACAATAAATGTCCTGCTAAAGACTGGATAATAAAAACCTAATTATCTGAGTCATTTTAAGGACATGGACTATCTGTCTGCTATGTTCTTAATCTCAAGAAAATTGATTGATCTGAAACGGTCTAATGAGAGTTTAATGAGATAACATGGCTTtgctttcaaattttattatcaaGAATAAGGATTTgctaaatattttcattttctcaAAGTTTCTAGTGTCCAAAATTGTTCCAACTGTAGGCCATAGTTTTTAAACAAATGGTTGGTTATGAATCCTCTGACCCTAATATTATAGTTTGGTGGATGACACAGCCATGTGATACCCTCATGAGCTATGCCCAAACTCCATTACTTCATCCATCTATAAATACCTCTAAACATTTCCAAAATACTCAAATTATTCACATTTTCTAAAGCCACAAAATTACTAAACTTCCAAGCTTTCTTATTACATCAAGAAACACAAAATGGGTTTTCTAGCTAACAAAGTTTTACGCCGATCTCTCTCGGGATCCAGTAAAGCATCCTCAAGTTCTGTAGATGTTCCAAAAGGATACATAGCAGTTTATGTTGGTGAAGACCAAAAGAAGAGATTTCTGGTACCAATTTCATACTTGAATGAGCCTTCATTCCAAGATTTACTTAGCTTATCTGAAGAGGAGTTCGGTTTCGATCATCCGATGGGCGGTCTGACGATTCCTTGCAGAGAAGATACATTCAATGATGTTATTTCCAACTTGAGTAGATAGTATATATATAGGACAAACCACTCAAATTAGTTCTAAAAGAAAGTAGTGTATAGTAGCAAATGCCAATTCAATGTAAATTACAATTTTGTCTAATGAGAAatattattggatataaatCCTTGTTTTCTGCtgaatatttaatatttaattcatTGTAGACTGGCAACATAGAGGACTCTAAACATAGTAACGGTTTGACTTATGCAAAGTATAAAGATGTTGCTCAACAATGATTACTACATTCTTTCTAGATAATAGTTTAAGAAGTTTCAACTACAAGTAATTAAGTATTAAAATCCAAGTATGGATTATTCtttgaaatcaaaattattttctctccATTTTCCGCATTTTCTCATTGAACATATCTATTTTCAGCAGAGGAATTCAACAATTTACCTTTAAATGACTCTTGTAAAGCAAAACAGAGGAGTTTGCAGTCCTTTGTTTGTTCAGTTTGATCATTCCATTGCTTTTATAATACTATCTTTATCACTCTACTGGCAAAAAATATCTGCAATGCATATTCCCGAATCAGAACGCTAAAGAAACGAAAGTTGGAATGTGATTGCAATAGACAAGTATATTTGGTGGAAATTATATCGTATTTCGATTAGAAATGATTGTATGTACTATTATATTCAACTGCCAATTTTACCTTACAAAAATTGTCTTCTGTTTTAACTGTAACTGAATTTATTTATGATCAATTCAGTCTAGAATGAGATAAACGAAAACATCTTTTCTGCAAGGAATAGTCAAACCACATATTGGATGATGAAATCCAAACATCTCTCCTGTTTTACATATCAAATCTTGAAAAATATTTTCTCTGCAAGGAATGGTCAAACCACCTATGACTACGCAAGCCGGATTATCATAGTCATAGTTGCCTGCCATGTTCgtaatctcaaaaaaaaattattgaataacGTAGCTTTGCTTTGGACTGTTATCAAGAATAAGGATTTGCTGTgtacttttcattttttcagAAACATATTGACCCATAATCTCCACCAACTAAAAGGTCCACATAATTGAAATTATATGAATAGTTTTTATTTAAAGATAAGCTTAGAAATCTTTCAAGAAAAGCTTATCAGGTGGAACAGAACTGAGAGACTTGTGCTGTTTTAGACAAGCAAGGCTGAAGTTCACATGATCCAATCCCCACTACCAGGTCCCATCATGACCAGTCTGAGTTGGCAACATTTTAATGTATGATTAAATCATAATTAGTAGTCATGACCTTTAGTTATCTGTGTACAACTACAGATTGACTGGTACTATCCCTTTATGACTTGACTTGTATTCCACTAAAACTATTCCATTTGTATAATCTTTGAATCTGATAAAGAGAATTAGCCTTAAAGTTGGCTCAAAGATTAAGGAACCAAGGAGTATCAATTTCTTCATAATgtcttttattgattaaaacTGAAGGAACCAAGAAGTCAATTAACTTTTCGACGAAGAATTTTAAGGCTGATTAATTTACTATGCATGCAGATACATAAGTAAGTATCATTTTGAAGGTCTCCGTGTCCATCCAATATactatattttaagtttatgtgGATCTCGATCATTCATTAAACTTATCTATTGATATACAGAATGGGAAAATCTATTTGGCCCGAACATATGTGGACACAAAATGGCCAGAAATGTTTTTTATTTGCCAATCAGTCCTTTTGttcaatttgtttcattaaCTCGGCACTTATTTATTTTGGTGTCAATTAATACGGTTTCtatggaaaaataaataaaaagcagTTAACGCATGTATTCAAACTAATTAGGACTAGACTTTAATAACTGCTAAATTGTTTGTTAAtgacaaatttttttatcatgttaATTACGTCATTTGTTGTGCAATTAGCTCCTTCTTTCTATCATTAGAACAATTAGCcccttcttttattttattttttctttatttttttactgttaAACTTTCTTTATATCAACTTCAAATATAATTTGagatacatataaaattattttatactatatatatatatatattaaaattataaatcatagattatatatatacaccTATTTTCCGAACAGTTAAAATGTGATAAAGGAATGAAGCGTACAATGATAATTTTCAGAGAAAGACATTCAGGTGACGAGCTAGCAATCCGCATGTCTGAATTCAAGCGGGTTAATTATATCAATGCGCAGTTGTAAACTTGAAGGATTGAAACGTAATTAGCCACGAATAGCTATAAAGGTTCAAAAAGACTGTAATCTAAGTCTAACAAATTgaactaattattattttagaaatttatcggtcaatttgcaagtttgatggattttattttttctataaaatatttaaatttttaaaatatatattcacaatttttatagaaaatgtatactatataaaatcaataaataatataattttattataaaaaatattgaaaaataatccTTTGATTCAATAATTTAATAGTTGATTACATCTTTTTTTGCTcactcaaattattaaattgtacttaatttaaaaacatttaataaaaataatattttataaaaataattcatattaaattaactaattgtATTCCTTCGGCCCATAATATCTATCGTATTTAGCTATAAATTGAAAGCGAGAAACGTTGTAACCGGAGGTAGAACATAATTTAAACAAACTGCGCGTAACCCGAGTTACATCAAACTCGGACTCGAATGTATTATACAAGTTTGAACTCAACTtgaatgagtttaaattttcaatCTCGAATTGAATATATGTGTCACGGcccaaaattattgagccgcgaccggcgttagggaacgggagtggtagctccggaacccgtagcaagccttaaatcactaataatttttcgcaattaatataaacaaataacagtaaacaacggaagcaaatatacatacataacatataaccaaatatttacattaactgtttaaaccccgcgggctctagttaccgtaccctgtacgaactggcctcgcggtactctatacatcagttaatgtctcaaaacatctcacCGACATCTGAGGTCGTGgatcacatataaaacacgtagcctacaaaacatataaacaagacagcacgtaatatgtacactcaaaatgtactgctgtctaggctacgactctgtcgacataggaccactactgcagcactacggaagtcaaagaactatacatacgtggctgacttccggatcccaaaactagcttctagctaagtccacactctaagtacctgaaagacatcaaaagtgaggggtcagtatttgggaaaatactgagtgagtgagCACATTACTAATAGTATTGTCAAAACATAACATTGCATACGATAAAATATATCAGTAGCATCAATAAtcgatatcaaaatataatataacgtGCTATCATATAatccaagtattagatccgattgaaaccctattCACGATACTCAATACGATCTATAGATTCATACGATTCATAACGATAAATATCAATTCGATCGATCCGAtgggtagggtcccgagataattcaaccgagttaaaccactaccgtctcttaatcccaaggtgtgggtcccgagatagttcgaccgagttaaacccactggatacgggtcccgagatagttcaaccgagttaaacctcgtatccaattcgatatacatattccaacttcgatacgatacgatacGATAAGCGAGGTTTGATATTCGATATAATTCTATGACATgataacaatctagacacgctagactgacacacttaccggtgatcacacagtcctattgacgcccaataggtagcacgtttcctcggatcacacactggtttcaaaactataatatcGATAATAGCGATAAACGATAATCAATAAAAGCAATTCGATAAGCGATATATCAACTCATGTACCATGCGATGTGGTtattcataatatatcaaaataataacttttaaataacaatacacaagagtaaagtgcaactcacagaaaccgctatccaatcaattATGAAGTCGATGTGGTGGTATGCTCGTATTAGTCCACCTCTAGTGCCCTCACTGCTTTCTCGTACGTCTGATGaaacgtttaatagttagacgtagatttcatgtttatatgtataatacttttaagttctaagtttaagttgattAGATTCCATTTCTAGTTTGCTTGTaaactcgatgatccttagtcgtacttgcgacttatcgagtactattcctcgtactcgagaattatataactttcttaaATGAATTCTTACTTATCACATTAGCATTCACTTATATAATGTCTTACATCCATTTCATGATATTTGACTgagtttcacactcaaatcaagctatcggaggctcattttcgctcccggaagtcccacggaggTTCTGGTCgaggtagggcacgtcgtgctagcttggcacgtcgtgcccttcaatttttgtgaagggcacgtcgtgcccgtcatggtgcacgtcgtgcacccttgtggtgcacgtcgtgcgccagcacgacgtgctaaagtgcagcacgtcgtgcaccgacgtgtaCGACGTTTTTCCGGCGCCTCCAGACCATTTCCGGGGCTCCAAAACTtccaaaactcataccaatGCATACCCACATCATTTAAACACTAAACCCATATTAAAAACCATCAAAAACGACGATAACGACGTGATTAAAGCGAATTCGATCCAATCGCACGTCACACGCCCAAAACAGCCATCATTTATCCGTTTTCACCATAAAAACGTCAAACTTACCTTAGTTTGAAGCTTGGGAAAGGTAGAGGACTGGATTACGAATAGATCGCCgtgaaaatcgctcgaatcggatgtcgaacgaagaaacggcggcgaaacgacggtgagGAACGATGAAGCTTCTGGATTTCCATCTCCTCTCTTCTTCTGATTCTTTCTTTTCATATTAAGtttcttatatatatttggttaaatCATCCCTTCAAtccttattttctttatttgttacaaattaaccttgaacttttcttttgttcgatttagtccaaaactaaatcaattaactctttaatcataacttatatgtattatttatatccgataaacaatacgaatttcaatattaatattttcccgtcaaaatttataaatttccatttttgagacgtagtggctaaattaccactttagtccctgtactttattttgggctttacttgacatttttccttttaattccaattccaactttagaattgaaatataacattaaattctcgtatataatcttttccaaaaccgacctactaaaacttatttatcttaattttatcggtTAACTTTCCGAtgtcgccactctggcgactcaaaattggacacgtggcccaattaaataattaaatattttggggtattacaatatgCATATAACATCAGAGACATCGAACTCGAATAATATCTAAGAAGTCGAACTCGAATAACATTTGAGCTACTTGAGGTTGAGCTCcacttgatttaaaaaaaaatcttgatcAAATCCCAATAtctatagaaaaaaatattttcgaatattttttaactaaatttatatttttaattataacatttgatatatttatatataattttttttgataaattatatttatatataattaataatttgattttttgttttagaatatattttaaaagatgagagtaaaaaattaattatatattggataaattattgattataaagtaatcaattatatattttttatataaatatttttattaagtttgatatatatatatatatatatatatatatatatatatgaatttatgatataacaagcaaaaatatatattctgTTGTTTTCTTTTCAACCACATACTtcaagttaattttttaaattacattatagtaataacttattaaataaaaattattaaaatttagaaatttttttatcaagagTTACAAAACAACTCTTCACATTTAAAAGAATCCATATTAGTACGTAAGTACTAGCTGAAGTgctgaacttttttttaaaaggataCATATATaagtttatgttaaaattaaaataaaagcgGGTCGAGCCTAATCCGAGCTACATCAGAGCGCGTTATATAAGTTTGATTTCGAATTTGaatgagtttttatttttaaattcgagCTTTAGCTCAATAAAATTCGAGAGGTCAAGTTCAAATAACATCTAAGATACTCGAGGCCaagtttgattcaattttaataaaaatattaaaataattatcaaaataatcatACATaatgcatttaaaaaaaattgacaataaaatttgattatctATAAGGAGAAGttgtattaaataatataattttatattttttatatagttaaaaaaatttaatatacttaaaatgagagttatttttagtataaatttaaaacataaagagagagagagaaagagagagattTTTTCAACATTAAAGCGTAAATTATATgtagtatttaatttttttactcaaCAATATCATACTAACTGAGTCTCTAAGGATTTGGTTATCTTTCTAGGTGCTTAGGGTTCACCAAAATAACCGACTGAACATTAATGATTAAACCTTAAATATTAACCAAAATACTTAAAATTGAACCGACTAATTATAAACATCAACTAAAACTAAAtcgactaaaaaaattaaactaaaccgAATTAAATTTGTCATGGAATTTAAAATACACCAGACAtatatgatatttattaatatttttttctttactgAATTCGAGCCAAATTCAAACATCTTAGAAACTCAAGAGCTTGAGTTCGAGTTTGACCTAATTCGGATTCAATTCGACTTTATTCGAATCggctatgattttttttattcaatatatTTGGCCTAATTTGCTCACCCCCTACTAGCCTAAAATGGAATTTGAAAGAGCAAGCATTAAGATAATATACCTTTTATCCTAAACTTATCTACTTTTATCTAAACTTATCTACTGAAAAATGACATAGGTATTCCTTTCCATATCAATAGAGTTATCCGCTTTTTCATTatatatgaatttaaaatttaaagagggTGAATTTGATTCAAtattcaatataattttattttattcatatgaTAATCTCATAGTATTTAACTAATTTGTCTTCGGGGTTAAACCTTAAATAAGGTATTTAAAACGAGCCTCTttacacataaaaaaattaatttttttactacattaattttttatgtctttttttgaaagattatgtctttatttaaatacttattatttaaattggttAGATTACATATTTtatagtgattttttttattaataaatttttattttattgaattcgaGTCAAATTCGAACATTTTATAAACTCGAGAGCTAGAATTTGATTTTGGCataatttggatttaatttgattttttttttgaaagtactgtatttgattttatttatgttgGGCTCCTGAAACAATTCGTATTTGTAGATTAATTGgtagttttaatttgaatttaataatcTTGGAAACAGTAGTTTATCATTTATAGTAAAAGAGATTATTTATAGTGAGAATGCAAAGTTGTATCGGAAATGTGTATATAATTAACTGCTCCATTTATCAAAGAATTGGaaaaagttatttttgcaattcaaTCTTACACAAGTCCTTATTTGCAAATAGAATTAATATTCTGGCCATTTTGTGTCCATATTTTTCGGGCCATTTAGCACTGCCCATACAGAATTTAGTAATGAATAATTGAGTGAAACAATTATCTTTGATTAATGTCGTTGGAAATAAgtagcaaaaaatttacaaatacaTTATCTCCATccaaagatagaaaaaataaaacctaCAAAACTGTGTTATGATGATTTAAATACGCATCATGGATAATCAACTCAAACGTGAAGTAAGATCCACGAAAACATCTTCTCGACAAGGAATTGTAATACCACCCATTGGATGACTAAATCCAAATTCTTCCTCAGATTTTCTTAGCAACTCTTGAAAAGAAGGCTGATTCAACACAGAAATTGGAACTACGAATCTCTTCTTTTGGCTTACTCCAACATATACTGCTAAGTACCCTTTCGGAACATCTTTAGCTACTTGATTCGCCACCAAATTTGATCGGCGAAGAATTTGTTTAGCAAGTGAAATTGCAGGAAAACGAATAGCCATTTTCGGTTAAAGATagcaaaaataataagaaaacttGCTTTACAAGTAAGAAAATGAGactttaggttttgatttttgctGGATTAGCTAGGgttgatacatatgtatatatagATGCAAGAGTATGCGAAAAAATCTGATGAGCAAATGTGAGGAATGGTTGTGGTGTATTGGTGGGGTTGGGAAGGAGACAGAGAGTAGCAAATATCACATGGTTGTGTCTTGCAAGTTATTGTCAGAACAAAATTCTAGTGAAGGAGACTTCATGTTGCCCCAACTAATTAATACATGCCGTACTGACAGTAAAGGGAAGTTAATATGAAAAAATCTTGAAAGACAGATAATAAGTATGATACTCTGGACTATGTCCTACCAGGCCAGTGAGGCCATCACCATTTCTCATCAAAACCTGCCACTGATGGCTATGGTACGTACGGGGAAATCCTTTATAGAGTAAGTACCTAATCCGCAGCAATAATTCAACcaactataatttttatttgaattaacgACAGTGTCCATAACAAAGTTTTGTTTAGAGATCTAAACGTCGTAATTACCTATAACTCGCTGATTTTAAATCAACttctaaatatttcaccatgGGCGGTCTTACGATTCCCTGCAGAGAAATGTATTCAATCATGTCATCTTCAACTTGAGTAGATAGTACATAGGAGCAAGCACTCAAATTAGTACCAAATGAAAATTTTGTAGGGTAGAAAATGATAATTTGATGTAATTACATATTATTGTTATGCAGCTGAACAATTTTGCCATGAAATAAGTTTTGGATATAAATCCAGTTCCCTGCCCTTTTTCCATTATTACTTAATTCTCTGTAGACTGCAACAGAGAGAaatgtatatattaaaatacaggTAGTTGAGTTTTCTTTGAAATCAAAAGTCTTTTGTTTCCATTGGTCAGATTACAAGTTAAATATATCAGTATAAAGAAAGAATACTATACATTAATTGTCCTTATAGTTTCCAAACTTGCTTGAAATTAAACTtctgtaaaatataattataactgGATTCTGATTCTGATTTATGCTTATGTTCATAATCGATACCAAATGAATCCAATcacaaagaaaaaaattgaaattgatcGAAGAATTAATATGGGAGACACGATAAGAGCAGTAGTATTATTTGTTGGAATTGTTCTATTCCATTACAAAATATGTTAATTTAGCAAATTTGAAACTTCGTTTTCCCCACGTTCCTGTACTTGACATACAATTGCAGACAAAAGAAGTTGACATTATTTGAAAGATATGATTAATCTTTCAAGTTGGATAATTAATTCAAGGCTAATAGGATGAAAAAAAACCCTaatctttattttaattctcaATTCCAcactgacgttgcaattttttcaattttaacctaTCAcgcatttttaattttcaattgcaccctaagataaaaatattaaatgattttattattataaggattaaaatatataaaacaattatattgaAGGCTCATTTCATACTTTTTTTCATatggaaaaaattcaataaatccttaaacttaaaaaagtttcaaataaatccataataaaatcttaattataattcattattaaattttaatacaccTCACTCCGCTTTCATGGAATCCACCATCACCGGACCAATCGACCGAACTCCGCTTATCACCTACCATTGAAAACCACcagaattcttttttttttccgtcAAAGCCCCTCCTCTTGCGAGGAGCAACAACTGCTCGTCCACTTGAGGAGCATCTGCTCCTCCggcgaggagcagcagctcctcatGGAGGAGTAGATGCTTGTTGAGGAtaaacccaacttgtaatagagtggacctaagtccgagttatcgtacccacaaggagtgaattcaagagtgattatcgatgagagtgattttagttgctattcaattcgtttagcaaacaTGAATATGGTTTTCAAAGTATCAAAAGTCTAAAGGTAAACAACTACTAAACTTGCAATTAAACAAGATTGAACAATAAGGATTCAACTAAGGGTAAAAACGCTTGGAGGTTGCTAGTCATGCCAAAGTCATATCTAGGTAGTTTGGGTCAAGGTGATAGGAGCTtaggtcgggtcaagctattctacggaaccaattccgctctctcgagccggaagtgaATGAGTCAAAACTTGATTAACAATTCCgaaatctaatccactctcgtgctcatagaTTTTGATAGAGTTAATCGAGCCGACTAATCAAGCAAACTCCACAACCAAGATAGCTCTAGATCATGCTAATGCATCTAGGTCTAAAGCATGTACTCCCCTAGGTATAGTCTAATTAGTTAACTCTCGTCCTCCTAATTAAACCACATAGCAAAGAATAAGAGGCCAACCTATTCTAAGCattaagctcaagaagcacaacaaccaacatcacccataaaccctaaccctaatcaccTATTTAATCAAgcatggcaatcataacaacccccaaacaaggggtttagctactaatcatcaTCATGACAAAACTAATTAAGCAATAATGAAGATTAGGCATAGAGTAAAGATTAAGTACCTTGGAGTAATAAATGAACCTTAAacacatgaacaagataatgaagcttcaattaaaagactaatacttgtatttaataagtttcccaatatagcaaaatctggaaattagtttgaagaacaccaagaactatGAAGATCCTTTACTACTTTAagtaagaacaataagaacaatgaTTTAAAGCTAGAGAGAAAGTGTTGCTACAATAATGAGATGTCTATCAATTCTCTACCAAATCATGACataacctaaaatagagataaaagggtttttatatgtttacaaAAGAGGAAAGAAAAACATTCACTCAAGGAGTGTTTGGCCCAAAGAAGCAAAGAGAATCAAGCCTTGAagcatttgaaatcaaatttccCCCTTTACACAAGCctaagctcgaatcgagcttgaTTTTTTGCTCCtcaagctcgattcgagcttgaaTTTCTGGAACTCAGAGTggtgagctcgaatcgagctccctcTTGGCCTTggtgagctcgattcgagcttggcATTACGGTTTCAGCTCCgatcttcaaaacttcataactttgcgtagaaatgtccgattgagtcgattcttgaaccgttggaaagcttggGACGTCTActtcaactttcatgaagaacacaaattcatttgaggcttctagctGGTTCCAATTTGCCAATTAGTGCAGAGGGGTCGGTTTTTCAGACttgcaaatgagctttcgcctcttttccgtcgacttttccatcttttgtaTCAAAATGCTTCCGCGATGCTCCAATGTACctgaaataataaaacatataataagGCACTcagaataccataaaaccgtgataaatcataataaaagcatgcggaaacgg
This window of the Mercurialis annua linkage group LG5, ddMerAnnu1.2, whole genome shotgun sequence genome carries:
- the LOC126682242 gene encoding auxin-responsive protein SAUR21-like; this translates as MGFLANKVLRRSLSGSSKASSSSVDVPKGYIAVYVGEDQKKRFLVPISYLNEPSFQDLLSLSEEEFGFDHPMGGLTIPCREDTFNDVISNLSR
- the LOC126682237 gene encoding auxin-responsive protein SAUR21-like — encoded protein: MAIRFPAIALAKHIIRRSNLVANQVAKDIPKGFLAVYVGESQKKRFIVPISLLNQPSFQELLRKSEEEFGFNHPMGGITIPCREDVFVEITSRLS
- the LOC126682239 gene encoding auxin-responsive protein SAUR21-like → MAIRFPAISLAKQILRRSNLVANQVAKDVPKGYLAVYVGVSQKKRFVVPISVLNQPSFQELLRKSEEEFGFSHPMGGITIPCREDVFVDLTSRLS